The genome window tgTCTAACCTCTTATTGCAGAATATTAAGTAATTATCCAAATTTCTTACATTTCATTCCAGCTTGACGAGTTTAACTTTTAAGATTAAGTCATCTTTTAACTATTATTACAGTAAACTTAGTAAAAAACTGATATTTTGGTAGTTTCTTTAATTCCATTCCAATTATTTCCATGTATAACTTTTAgggttaaaataaataaatgattttagGGTAGTGTTTTTGGGTAGTTTTTATCAAACAAACCTTTTTGAGGGGGACATTTTCATCATTGGATGAATTCACATTTGAGTATTTTGATCAGATCACATTTTATCTGAAATATAAACCTAATGTTGCTGTTTTGCtttgttcatgtgtgtttttgcttttctgaAGTCCTACAGGTAAATTAGGTCAGTTTAGTGTTTTGATCGTTTCTATCTGGTCATATACATGaccatatatatacatatatatatacacatatatatatacacatgtggcgtatgtgtgtccatgtgtctgTACAGAAATAGAAACGAGAACCGCTCCCCCTGCAAAGTTGTAAACTAGGAGAAACCCTGGAATTATAATACAAAGGTGTTTGGTTCATTTTGAATAATGTTTTGTAGTAAATAAATCCTGAGTTGTGACCAcgtgaaaatgtctttttgaaaAGCACAGCGTCGTCAGCCGTTTTCATTTTGGAGCCTAAAAAGATGAACTTATGTTTTATACGTTTGACCCTCCACATCAGGGCGCCGGCCAGGTCGACCGCCGAGGCCGAAAACCGCGGGAGCTAATGgaaagctaatgctaattagcaatcTTTGCTTCCCAAACACACATTGAATCTCACGAGGAAGCCAGTCTGACTCCATCAGTGCGAATCGCTTCCGACAGACAAGAGGCTCGTTCTGCGTTTCATATCGATTCTGTTCCGTCTGGTTGCCGATACTTCACGACTCGTTTGCTCGACTGATGAACCCGTCAGCCGGCACGTGGTTGGTTGAAATAAAGCTTATGAGCTGAGAAGGTCACAAGCTCCTCTGCATCCCTGctccacatcatcatcatcgtcttcatcaTTGGGAACACTGTATTGGACACTGTTTGAGCAGGACTTGTCTCTCTGCTACACGTCTTCAGTGTCAACAGAAGAAGAGGACGTTTTTATCGTCTTGTGTCTCCTCTGATCTGAAAGGCTGTTGTGTTGCGtagcaggaaacaggaagtcgtGAGTCGCTGCGGTTTGTGGCGTTATGGAGGTTGGAATCTCAGCCGATCCCTGAGCGGGATGTTTCAATGGTGTATGAACAAAATTGCAGAACAACACTGAAATCCAAAACTCAGCTGGACTGTGAGATACCGGGAGCCGCTCTGCAGGAACCGCTGTGTTCCCCAAATTACCATCAATGCTGGAAACATATCGTATATATCATATATTCTCCAGTAGTAATGAGAAGCAGTCTGCAGATTCACTCCACGTGCAACAGATTCCTCGGCGCCAAAATTGACTTACAAGTTGGCGGCGAGCCATGAAAAGTGTTTTCCCGGCAAAACACTTTAAATACGACTCGTCCCCCCAAAATTCTTTGGAGacgttattttaaaaaagcctcACAATTAGGGGATGCGTGGAACACCATCAGTGACATGCAGGTGGAGTAGTTTCACACATTATAACCAGCAGATGGCAGAATCCAAAAACCAAGTCACTACTTACTGTGTTAGCCTTCATGTTAGCATTACTAGCTGTGCTGTTAGCCTTCATGTTAGCATTACTAGCTGTGCTGTTATCCTTCATGTTAGCATTACTAGCTGTGCTGTTAGCCTTCATGTTAGCATTACTAGCTGTGCTGTGTTAGCCTTCATGTTAGCATTACTAGCTGTGCTGTTAGCCTTCATGTTAGCATTACTAGCTGTGCTGTTAGCCTTCATGTTAGCAATACTAGCTGTGCTGTTAGCCTTCATGTTAGCAATACTAGCTGTGCTGTTAGCCTTCATGCATTACTAGCTGTGCTGTGTTAGCCTTCATGTTAGCATTACTAGCTGTGCTGTTAGCCTTCATGTTAGCATTAATAGCTGTGCTGTGTTAGCCTTCATGTTAGCATTACTAGCTGTGCTGTTAGCCTTCATGTTAGCATTACTAGCTGTGCTGTGTTAGCCTTCATGTTAGCATTACTAGCCTTCCAATTAGAGTTACTATGTTAGACAGCAGAATTATCAGATGTAACGTCAGCGTCAAATGAAATTGTAGAAGCTTTTTATTTACTCCTATGACATATTATACTATCATATTTGACAACATTCCATGTTTTATGACATCGTTTTTCGTGGGGTGACTGCTCGGTGGTCGAGTGCCATTAATCAAAAAGAGGATCTGCGGTTTATTTCCTCGCCGACGTGCCCTCTAGCAACACACTGCTCCCTCACACAACTCATGACATTTTAATGACACACTATGACGACACACAATAATGATTACACATAAATAAACGGTATCGTCCCTAATGAAGCAAGCAGGGAGGTCACGTGACTCGATGTAGATGAGCAGAACCCATTGAACACACGGATTTGTTCAGCTATTTATTTTCAGTAATCAGCAGTAACGATTATAGTATATGGACAAGTTCTTCTGTTAAGAAATGAATTATCAAAACATAGTTTATAAAAGTGTATAGTAAGCATAACacagacatatatatattatatatatatatatatatatattattatatatataatatattatatatataataatatatatagataatatattatatatattattatatatataataatatatatagataatatATTATagataatattttatatatatattattatatatataataatatatatataaaaaatatattatatatatatatataaaataatatatattatatatatatataaaatatatataatgcatggaaacaaaaggttaaaacgtaaataaatgttgttatAGTTGTTCCAaacgtcttcctcctctctaaGAACTACTTGAAATGCAGGCGGGAAAGTTTTCACTCCAAAAAACCaacatggtggaggaggaagcagaaatACGGAACGtacagttattattatttctgtgTTCTAGATCACATGTTCTACAGCATCAACGTCACTGCACGGCTTGGACCaccttgttatttattttaactagCACCAGTGCTCCAGAAAAACGCTGACAAACCGTGttcttcaaaaacacacacggagGACTCCAAATAGTCAAAAAAcgcaattaaataaaaagaataaaaaagaaacaccaaTAAATACAAGAGGCtaccatgaaaaaaaacaagaaacggTTTGAAATGAAAAGGAACGAATGAGCTCCAGACAAAGAGGGTCACCAAGACGGGAGTTTGACTTTAGTGAAACGGGAAgtgatgcctgtgtgtgtgtgtgggggggtgtgggggggggttaatgggACAATGGGAAGGCCCATCACAAGACCATCACAACATCACTCGTTAAAAAGGCAAGAAGAGTAAAAAAAGGTCCACCATCTCAGCGAGACAGGGGCATTCTGGGTAAcggtttgggggggaggggggggggaagtgtttACATCAACACAGCTCTAAACTCACACATCCTAAAGACTAGCGCCGTCCATTACAAGTGTTAAtaacaatataaataaatgcattactACAATGGTCTGTCgtcttttttccttcttatAAAAGAGGTACTTTAGATATCAGAAGTACGATTACAATACAATATACAACCTTCACGGTACTTTGTGGGgtttgtttctcctttttacaacataaagTCACAGATTCAGACCTCGATCACTCAGACACAGCGAGACGGAGACGGGCGTCACTGGAGAGGACCTGAGAAACAAGATGGCGTCTCTCTGCGTAGTCTGACGCCTCAATTCTTTTGTCTTAAATGAATTGGTGTCCTTGTTTGACTTTTAACCCCGTACGTTTGTTTTACAGCTGAAAGCACGGTGAAAAACACATGCAATTAGCTGAGACGTTGTGGtgcgttaccatggtgactcGACAACGGAAGCTTCTCTTCCAATAACTCAGACATGACCATCGCCTCCTTGTGTGACTTAATTTCCCACAAATGAAAATACCTAGTTTGAAcagctttaataaaaaaagtgacaaaaaggccactagaagaagaagaaactccCAATGAACGTCTGCTGAACCAGGGTTAGAGGCGGGACACAATCCTGCTGCACCAATAAGCTCCCGgctggtttgtgtgtgaaaatgacaCGACGGGTTGaactaaaaacaacaaattccCTGTGACCTCCACGTGGACACTCACAGCGCCGGGCTCATCAGTCTCTACGGGCCCCAAACGTGCAGCAGGAACTAAGGCAGAAGTAGTAAGTCAGTCTGTGTGCGACAAATCTACAAGCAGGACCTCAGGTGGGGGGCTAATGGAGGGAGGACAGGACAAgacgctggtgtgtgtgtgtgtttgtgtacagttTGTGTGTCCCTCCTGTTTTTTGAGTCTGTGGTGTCACACAGGACTCGccttaccacacacacacactgcgaggaagaggagggtaaTCTGGGAGGAAGAGTTACATTTGGCACTTCCAGAAACCTTGGCATGTGACTGCATCTTGACCCCCTGCGCCCTCgttccccacacacacccctccctcaTCCCGTAGGTTATATGAAGGCACCGCCGGGCATACCCAAGAAGTTGGGTGCGCCATGggccgtgggggggggcgctgaggagCCGCTCCAGTGCACCTTCATGTGGTGCCTCAGGTTGGACCGGGAAGAGAAGCGCTTGTCGCACTGCTGGCAGGAGAAGGGCTTCTCTTTGGTGTGGATGCGGCGGTGGCAGACCAGCTGGGTGGAAACCCGGAAGGACTTGCCGCAGTCGGGGCACTGGTAGCGTTTGGGCTCAGTGTGGATCCGCCGGTGGTTCTTGAGGGACATGAGGTTGGGGAACTCCTTCTGACAGGAGTTGCAGAAGTAGGTCCCAGTCTTGTGGCTGTTCTTGTGGTTGAGCAGCGAGCTGGCGTGACGGTAGGACCGGCCGCACTGGTTGCACACATGAGGCTTGAGGGCCTCGCCATGGCCCCCCCGGGCACGGACCCTTCCCACGGCGCTCGAGTTGAGTCCTTGCTCCTGCATCAGGGTGAGGTCCAGGCCGGACCCCCAGCCCAGCTCCTGGGAGCCCCCGGGTCGGGGCTGCTGGGGTCTGGGCTGGCGGGGCTGCGGCGGCTGGCCGTGGGTGATCTCCATGTGGAGCCGGAAGCTGGCCTGTGTGGGGAAGGCTCGCTGGCAGGAACGGCAGGTCAGCTCCCGCTGCTTCTGGTGGACGCGGCGGTGGTTGTAGAGCTGCGAAGACACGCGGAAGGCCTTGCCGCAGTCGTGGCAGCGGTGGCGCCGCGTCTCCGAGTGGATGCGGCGGTGGTTCTTCAGGGCGAGCAGGTTGGAGTAGGTCTTGAGGCACACGGCGCAGTGGTAGATGCCGACGGTGTGGGTGTTCTTGTGGTTGAGGAGGGAGCTGGCGTGGCGGTAGGACCGGCCACACTGGTCACATCTGTGCAgtaaaaatgggggggggggggggggattagtaaGAGAAGAGGGAAGTCTGTTCTCCGGTTATCTCACTTACTGGTTACCACTTGTTCTTAGAATTATTGAAAGATCTTAACATGTAACATACAGGTATATGATCTGAAATCCGGCTTAAAGCTTTTAAAGAAGACTACAGCAAAGTGGTGTACCATTTGAAGTGATTCTACACAGGTCAAAAGGGAgtaggggggttgggggggacaAACTGGAGGTATCTGCTGCTCCCTGCACTGCACAATAAGACACGATCCCCAAAGCGACCATTTCTAAGACCTGCTGTCATAGCCTTCCTTTGGGTGGCTACTAGTTTCTGAATGAGATGATGACAGATCCATCAAACCAGAGAACCTCAACGCAGAGAAAACATGAACCTCTAGACATGTGCAGTGCAGCTAGCTCCAAATACTCATGGTGTCACTAGACAACTGATCAGTGCCATGATGCTactttaaagaaacaaacacaaagaacagaCATCATCATCCAGCTGATATGCTACACACAAAATACTCCATTCAGATCTGTggcaaaaacaaagcatgaaaacaaaaaacatctaaaaaaataaatgtgtgacatATGCTAACTGAAAGCAAACAGGTTTGACTTATCTGGTCTCTCCACTAATTCAATTTGTCCAAACTTCAGAAAAATCCGAATTCCGGCACGCGTATGGTCCCAAGGAAGCCGGATTGGAGATCATATACCTGGAATAGACACGTAGAGACCTAAATTTATCTTCACTactcgttttgttttttgttttgttttgcaacttCGAAGAATCACAAACAAACTGACGAGAACTCACGTGTACCGACACTCGTCGCCCTCTCCTGCGGGTGCCGTGGCCTTCCTCCTCACTTCCATGCCTACCTGGTTGTCCCCGCATCGGTGCCGAGCCAGACCCGACCGGCCTTGGAAGCTCTTCCCGCAGGTGGGGCAGCCGAAGGGGGTGGCGCCCTCCTCATGGACCTTCTGGTGGTTCCGGAGGAAACGGGCCAGCCGGAAGGCCTTGCCGCACGTGTGGCAGATGTGCTTCTTCCGCTGGGTGTGGATGCGCATGTGGTTGCGCAGCGCCATGTAGTTGGTGTACGGCTTGTCGCAGAAGTTGCAGCGGAAGTTGCCGGTcttgtgcgtgtgcttgtggtTGAGCAGGGAGCTGGCGTGCTTGTAGGCGCAGCTGCACAGGTCGCAGGCATAGGGCCTCTCGTCCGAATCCAGGTCCACCGAGCTCCTCTCCAGGCTGATGTTGGCAGAGCTGttggtggatgaggaggagggcaggTGCTGAGCGGGGCAGTCGTGGGCTGCCAGCTCGTCCGCCGTGGTGAAGCCCTCGCAGCAGCCGTCGCACTCAAAGTCCATCTGGACCCCGGGGCCCTGAGGCCCTTTGCACAGGCCTGCCGTGGTGTGGGTGGCCAGCTGCCGCTGGGTGCGGAATCCTTTGCCGCACTCCTGGCAGTTGTGCTTCTTCTGGGCGAAGTGGAGGCGCAGGTGGTTTTTCATGGCCAGCCGGTTCGGGTAGGTGGAGTTGCAGACATTGCAGTGGTACTCCCCGATTTTGTGAAGGTTCTTGTGATTGGCCAGGCTGCCGGCGTGCCGATACGTCTTACCACATTCCTCGCAGGCGAAGGGCCGGCGCCCGGTCTCTGACGGGTCGAACTTCTGTGGCCTCGAGGTCCCAGCCGAGGAGTAAGGCTTCTTGAAGCCCTGGTGGTTGTACTTTACGGCCATGGCCTGGCTCTTAGAGGATTCCCCCCTCATGCTCTGCATCTGGGACGTCCCGGGCTGCTGGAAACGGGAGCCGTTGGTACTGGTCCGTACCAGACCTTTAGCCCGGTGCTCCTCGTGGAGGCGGAGGTGGTTTATCAGCTGCTTTTGGATCTTGAATGCTTTGCCGCATTCTTCACACTTGTGcctacagaaacacaacagaatcTCTGTAAATACACAACATCTATAAACTTAAACCAACATGATCAGAGACTAGAACCATGTTTCTTTTATCCTGAAATAACTCCGGCCAGCCAACAACTAGAGCCTCAGAGAGGTAGAGCATGTGTACCTACCTTTTGAGATCGAAATGGGTCCTCTGGTGGTTCTTGAGAGCCAGCAGGTTGTAGTAACGCTTCTGACAAACAAGACAGCGGAACACACCGGTCTTGTGTGACTTCTTGTGGTTGAGGAGTGAGCATGGGTGTCTGTAGCCCCGCCCACATTGGTCACACTTGTGGGGCTTGTCGCTTTGGTCAACCATAGACCTGCGTCCGTCGCTGCCAACGTCACGGCTCCCCCCGGGTCCTCCCGCCCCGCTGACGCTGTCTCCCCCGGACATCCCTTTGGCTCCATTCAGGGCCTGCTTGCTCAGAGAGCTGGCCCGATTCTTACCCGGGCACAGGTGCGTGATCAAGTGGTGCCGGTCGGCGAAGAACATGCCGCAGTCCACACAGATGTGGTTGCGTCCATCCATCTTGTCGTTGCCATTGGTCGAACCACCCGCGATGCCTTGCTGCTGCTGACCGTCCTGCCTTTGGGGCCCGTGGACTAGCTGGTGGTTCAGGAGGTCCTGCTTCCTGGAGAAGCTCTGGCCGCAGGTGGAGCAGATCATCCTCCACTCCTGCTCCAGGCTGGAAGGCCCCGGCCCCGTGGGGTTGTTGGCGTGGCTGCGCAGGTGGCTCCTGAGGGCCCTGAGGCTAGCATAGTGGTTGCCGCACACCGAGCACTGGTAAACCTCcccgtcgtcctcgtcgtccttgTCGTTGCCGCTCATCCTCTTGCCCCCACCCTGGGAGTACTGTCGCTGGCCACCGCCTTCTTTCAGGCTGCTGGAGCTCCCGGTGGGCAGCGAGGTTCCGCCGGAGCCGTGGTAGCTCAAGCCGGCCATAAAGCCGTTGGACATGGTgctctgctgcggctgctggcCGCGGCGCGGGCACATGTGCGACTTGATGCCGGACACATCTCCATACATCTCGCCGCAGTCGGCGCACACGTGCCTGTCGGCCTGCCGGTGAGCAGAGTTGCTCTGGGAGAGTGAGCCGCCGTCGAAGCGGTCGTGGAACTCCAGAGAGTCCAGCCCGCTGCTGTGGCCGCCATCAGGGACAAAGTGGGCGGAGTCCCCCAGGTTCCCCGGCAGGGAGATGGGCGTGGTCGCCCCGCTGCCCTCCTGTACGTAGCTCTGTTGGGAGTCCAGGGTCAGCGGCTCCGGGGACAGCCAGTCGTTACTGTCGTTGTTGATGGGCTGGTTGGCGCCGCGCCCCTTGTGGCTGCGCAGGTGGCTGTGCAGTGCCGCCAAGTGGGGGTACTGCTTGCAGCAGATGGTGCACTGGTAGTGCCCAGTCTGGTGGCAGCGCTTGTGGTTGACCAGGCTCCCTGCGTGCCGGTAGCTTTTGCCACACTCGCCGCACTTGAAGCGGCGCTCCCCGTCTTCCGGCGAGTTGGCCTGGGGGACGCGGCCCCCGGAGGGCGAGGACACAGAGCCCTGTGACCCGGAGCTCAGCGTGTCCGAATTGAGCAGCGAGTTGTCCTGGCCGTGGGAGCCAGGGTGGGGGTCGTGGGTCAGATAGTGGACCTTCAGGGTGTCCAGATCCGGATGTCCCGCGCCACAGTATGCGCAGGTGTAGATGGGGTTGTTGACCGGGGGGCCCATGATGGGGTCGTAGGGGCCTCTCTTGTCACTGGGCAGCGGTGGCAGCGGCAGAGGGTCGCCCAGGGTGGGAGGGTACACCGGCGCTCGTACCGCAGTCAGGTTGTGGGGCATGATGCCCGGGAAGCTGCGCGGCAGGCCGAGGGAGGGCGAGGCCGCGTTGTGCAGCAGTATGTGCTCCTGAAAGTCTGTCTTGTTTGGCAGCGCAATCTGGCAAAGGTGGCAGAAACACGAGGCTGTGTCATCGCTCTGAGACGACTGCGTTCCGCCGCGCTCCGACCCGTGGAGGCTGTTGCCGACGCCGCTCACCATGGTCGCACCGGGGGTCTTGAACTTGGAGTGAGTTCTCTCGTGGCTGTTTAAGGCCGCCAGGTTGCTGAACGGCTTGAAACACACGGCGCACTTGAAGGTTCCCTGCTGGTGACACTTCTTATGGTTCACCAGGCTGCCGTGGTGCCGGTATGTCCGGTCGCACTGGTCACACTTGAAGGGTCGGTCCCAGGCGTCGTCCGATTCAGGGGACCCTTTCTTCCCGTGGTCCTCGGTCTCGTGGCTCGGCAGAACGCCGTGTCCCACGCCGCTGTTGTTCAGGTGAGGGCGCCCGAAACCTTCGGAGAGGTCCTGGGCGAGACTGTAATCCCTCTCGTCGTGGCCTGCCTCCTCAGGcacctcctcgctctcctcctcggcGTGTGCGCTGCTGGGGGAAAGTGTGTGGATACGCAGGTGGTTCTTTAGGGCCACGGCGTTGGGCAGCGTGCGGGTGCAGACGGGGCACTGGAAGGAACCCACCTCGTGAGACTTCTTATGGTTGGCGAGACTGGCTGCGTGCTTGTAGATTCTGCCACACTGTTCACACTCAAAGCGCCCGTTCTCTTCCTGCTGGTAATGTGCTTTCATGTGTTCTAGGAGACTTGGAGTACTCGGACAAACCATATCACACTCTTTACAGGGGAAACCCTTGGCTCGACTCATATCATGCATTGCCATAGTACTCTGGAGCAAAtcgtggggaggggagggggggtcacggtTCACCTGGAAATAAATGAACGGTGACTTTTGCGGCGGTTAGCTCTTCAGCTGAGGGCGGCCATTTTCACACCAGATACGGTTCGGCCAATCGGGGGCCCACCTTGAGAGGAGGCGGGCCTTTGGGGTCACACCAGCCAATGAGGTCTTACTGTGGAGACAAGAACAATAGAGGGTTATTTAAATCtctaaatcaggaatcaggaaacatttattgccaaaatatgtcaaacatacaaggaatttatGTATATGTTTCAAtcgacaacaagacagcagtgcacacgTAGTCAATAATATTCAATGATTCCTAAGTGAGGACTGAATCCTACTATCTTCAAACTAACTATTAGTATGAAAGATTATTTACAGAGCAACCAGTtcctttaattaaattaattcattaaaaagacaaaaactatTGACCAAAATAAAATCTCACTTAACAGCAGATTTACTGATTTAACATGGGGAAATGTTTTatgcaagcaaaaaaaaaattcagacaTACGTCaatatatgtatttgttgttgATGGTCAGTGTTGTTTCATTGGGGATGTATTAAAAATACTTAAGGGCAGGGAAATAGTTTAATGTTACTCTTGAAAAAATACGTGATTGTTGGTCAAATACATCATAGaaaggggttttgttttttgtttttcaattttttatgCTTATCAAAAGGATCAATATGATCAGTACTCCTGTTATTTGTAAAATCATCTTCACATTATACACAGAAATTGATTTTACTCTCATGAATTATTTGTGTATACatacacaaataataataataataataataatatatatatataattccagACCCCATACCAGTAAGATACCAGTAACCAGAACAGCGTCACACAGAGATAATAAACCAGGTTGATTTATTGAAGCAGACGGTAATAAACACGTTGATATTAAATTACTGTTATTGATCATTAATCAGTCTTTGAAATAAAACCGTTATTTGTTATATTATTTTCTAATTTTGAAGAACCCTTTAATTGATGACGAGAACAATAGTTACAGCATACAATTAATTCGAATTTTCTTTATTACGCATTGCCTgtggaaataaatatttctaCTGTTTCTTGTatctttaaataactttttagagaatcaattaaatgtattcagGTGGTGTCAGCAGGTCGATTTCAGAACCaccaagttatttatttatttttatatttgagaTCAAAATGAGGTCCATTAATTTAATGCTAGGTGAAATAATCCACAATAATCTAGAAGCGCCATTTTTTTAGATCaaccagcagccaatcagaagccGCCGTATAATGTAAACAAACGCAGAGAAAGGAGCGCAAACAGCGTTTTATTCACCGAACCACGGAGACGGAGCGGAAAGAACCGGGTCCGTTCGCACATGCGCGGTTACACGCACAACAATCATCATTTCTGGTTGTACATTATAATAACTGCTCGGCATCATCAGACCCGGGGGGCGCGCTGACCTTGGGCCCGTCTCCTCTCGGTTCCGTTTCGGCCCAGCGGGAATTCTACCCGAACAAAAGCGGAGCAGCTTCTCCGACACACGGCCGACATTTGATTCAGCCGCCCCCGGGGCCAtacacacgggggggggtctctctgccgccccccaccccgctgttatttttttggtggggggttTAAAGCCGATGCAATGCTTCCGCCAGAGCGGTGACAACACCTACAGCCTCCGGCCCCACTCTCACTGATACCCGCTTCAGCCATCTTACCCCCATGCTAACGGGGCTAGCATCTCCACGGGGCTAGCCCCGTAAACGCAGACTGCTAGCCCGCTGGCTGTGGCTAGAACGTTGCAGGTGCGTTTGgttgttaaaaacacattattgatTTTACACCAAAAATAACCTTATGAGACACGTAGGTGAAAGTCACGATACACGGCCGAGCTAGCTTTAGCATCTAGCtagctgcaccccccccctcctgcgaCGAGAGAAAGGGGGCAAAACGGAAGTAGGAATACCATAAAAtggtaaacaaaaacaacaaacagcttAACGCACCAAGCTCCGCGAGTTACAGACACCCCCCGGTGTATTTTAAAGCCCCTCCCGGAGCACAGCGAGGGTAAACGGCCGCCGCTGCATGAGCTCGTAGAGGGGCTAGCATCGTCGCTAACCCAAGGCTAGCCCCGAGCTACACAAAGATCTCGGCCCCCATTGATGGAAAAACATCGGGGGGGTTTCTGCCACCTTTTCCCGCTCCACACTTACCCCTCGATCGGCCTCTGTGCCCGCGCGTGACAGCGATGCACGGCGTGGGGGTTTAGAGTGTGCACGTTTCATGGATTCCGCATGattatttttctcctcctccggttCAAACACCGACTTTTGGTTATTGGTTCTCCCCCCTCGCTTGCGCTCCCCCCTCGGGCTCCCCCCTCCCTACCGCCGCTTCGCCTGGATACTTCCTGCCGCTGCTCGCCGCGCGGCGCTGCGCGTCACCGTGCGCAGAACGGAACCCATCCAGTCAGCTCATCCGAGGTTCTGCTGTGACGTCATTAGAGTCCGTTCGCATCCACATCGGGAACCGAACCGAATCCCGGTTAAGAACACGGTGAGGTCATTTCACCGGCACGCGTTCACCCTGTGCTATAAATACTGCGTGTTTACTGACCGATACccaattcatatttattttattattattgttatttgagGTACAAATCATATTTATGCCGGACTACATCTCAGAGATTATTTTCAACAGTTTAATATTACTTACTATTTCGATTCGATTTAATTAGAATTTCACCTTCCTACGAATGAGAAAAACATGGCTCATCTTGGTTGTGAACTACGTCTCCCAGAACCCCTCGCTTCGGTCCTGACGTCATATTTCCTCGCCTGTGTTCCGCTCGTTCCGAAGCGTCGGGGATAATAGCGCGTTTCTTAGACTGTGCTCTCCGGTAGCGGCCGTTAAACCCACGCGGTGTCCGTCTGAGCGCGATGGGGCCCGTAGAGGTAAATCAtccatgttattattattatattattgttattacgaGCATTAACTGTCTCGCTTACAGCAACTATTGGCGTCGACCCGCTGTTAGCTCCGTTAgcgctttgttgttgttgttgtgttgctaGTGGCGATAATGTGATGGATTAATAGATAATGTCTACGTTCACATATTAATGTCAACGGCGATAAATGAGCTTCGAGACTCGGCAGGAAGGAGACTGTTGTGATGAGTTAGTGTTTGATTGCTTCTTAATAAAGCTCATCTCAAATTTGAACACGTTTAAAGACGCGCACGTGAGAGTTTGGAGAAGTTGGTGAATAAACTGATGTGACGTTAATAAATATGTTTGATGCTCGTTA of Gasterosteus aculeatus chromosome 11, fGasAcu3.hap1.1, whole genome shotgun sequence contains these proteins:
- the LOC120828034 gene encoding zinc finger protein 646 isoform X2, translating into MAMHDMSRAKGFPCKECDMVCPSTPSLLEHMKAHYQQEENGRFECEQCGRIYKHAASLANHKKSHEVGSFQCPVCTRTLPNAVALKNHLRIHTLSPSSAHAEEESEEVPEEAGHDERDYSLAQDLSEGFGRPHLNNSGVGHGVLPSHETEDHGKKGSPESDDAWDRPFKCDQCDRTYRHHGSLVNHKKCHQQGTFKCAVCFKPFSNLAALNSHERTHSKFKTPGATMVSGVGNSLHGSERGGTQSSQSDDTASCFCHLCQIALPNKTDFQEHILLHNAASPSLGLPRSFPGIMPHNLTAVRAPVYPPTLGDPLPLPPLPSDKRGPYDPIMGPPVNNPIYTCAYCGAGHPDLDTLKVHYLTHDPHPGSHGQDNSLLNSDTLSSGSQGSVSSPSGGRVPQANSPEDGERRFKCGECGKSYRHAGSLVNHKRCHQTGHYQCTICCKQYPHLAALHSHLRSHKGRGANQPINNDSNDWLSPEPLTLDSQQSYVQEGSGATTPISLPGNLGDSAHFVPDGGHSSGLDSLEFHDRFDGGSLSQSNSAHRQADRHVCADCGEMYGDVSGIKSHMCPRRGQQPQQSTMSNGFMAGLSYHGSGGTSLPTGSSSSLKEGGGQRQYSQGGGKRMSGNDKDDEDDGEVYQCSVCGNHYASLRALRSHLRSHANNPTGPGPSSLEQEWRMICSTCGQSFSRKQDLLNHQLVHGPQRQDGQQQQGIAGGSTNGNDKMDGRNHICVDCGMFFADRHHLITHLCPGKNRASSLSKQALNGAKGMSGGDSVSGAGGPGGSRDVGSDGRRSMVDQSDKPHKCDQCGRGYRHPCSLLNHKKSHKTGVFRCLVCQKRYYNLLALKNHQRTHFDLKRHKCEECGKAFKIQKQLINHLRLHEEHRAKGLVRTSTNGSRFQQPGTSQMQSMRGESSKSQAMAVKYNHQGFKKPYSSAGTSRPQKFDPSETGRRPFACEECGKTYRHAGSLANHKNLHKIGEYHCNVCNSTYPNRLAMKNHLRLHFAQKKHNCQECGKGFRTQRQLATHTTAGLCKGPQGPGVQMDFECDGCCEGFTTADELAAHDCPAQHLPSSSSTNSSANISLERSSVDLDSDERPYACDLCSCAYKHASSLLNHKHTHKTGNFRCNFCDKPYTNYMALRNHMRIHTQRKKHICHTCGKAFRLARFLRNHQKVHEEGATPFGCPTCGKSFQGRSGLARHRCGDNQVGMEVRRKATAPAGEGDECRYTYMISNPASLGPYACRNSDFSEVWTN